From Anaerolineales bacterium, a single genomic window includes:
- a CDS encoding ParA family protein: MACVLAVYHQKGGVGKTTTALALGGCFAELGSRSLVVDLDPQANLTNNLGLEPDASPVTITEVMAGEASPAQAVFASGLPGLDVIPSNGAQLGLDRRLYQFPNHEFLLRRALRQDALKEYAVVLIDCPPSVGPLTVNALTAADLMIIPTQCEYYSIQALKDLFELVHDIRQRTNPALVYRILVTMFDRRGTFHATMLEQLRECFGEGILSTVIGFDTKIREAQAAGIPVTVHAPHSRGAAQYRQLAEELLPYVAPKTPAPAD; encoded by the coding sequence ATGGCTTGCGTCTTGGCGGTTTACCATCAAAAAGGAGGAGTGGGCAAGACCACCACCGCCCTGGCCCTGGGAGGGTGCTTCGCCGAACTGGGAAGCCGGAGCCTGGTTGTCGATCTCGACCCGCAAGCCAACCTCACCAACAACCTCGGGCTGGAGCCGGACGCATCCCCCGTCACCATCACGGAGGTGATGGCGGGAGAGGCTTCCCCGGCACAAGCGGTCTTCGCCAGCGGCCTGCCGGGGCTCGACGTGATCCCGTCGAACGGCGCGCAACTCGGCCTGGACCGCAGGCTGTACCAATTCCCGAACCACGAATTCCTCCTCCGCCGCGCCTTGCGGCAAGATGCCTTGAAAGAGTACGCCGTCGTGCTGATCGACTGCCCGCCGTCGGTCGGCCCCCTCACGGTCAACGCCCTGACGGCGGCGGACCTGATGATCATCCCCACCCAATGCGAGTACTATTCGATCCAAGCGCTCAAGGACCTGTTCGAACTGGTCCACGACATCCGCCAGCGGACCAATCCGGCACTGGTTTACCGCATCCTGGTGACGATGTTCGACCGGCGCGGGACCTTCCACGCGACCATGCTCGAACAATTGCGGGAGTGCTTCGGGGAAGGAATCCTTTCCACCGTGATCGGATTCGACACGAAGATCCGCGAAGCCCAGGCCGCCGGGATCCCCGTCACCGTCCACGCCCCGCACAGCCGGGGCGCGGCCCAATACCGCCAGTTGGCCGAGGAATTGCTGCCTTATGTCGCCCCAAAAACCCCTGCTCCAGCGGATTAA
- the gtfA gene encoding sucrose phosphorylase, whose protein sequence is MPPKNKVQLITYPDSMGGGIRSLGAVLEEFFPRLFEGGIHLLPPFPSSGDRGFAPLTYAEIDPRFGAWDDIRRLGQSYDILLDLMVNHISRKSPYFRDFQAKGPASEWADLFIPLAKFWPDGEPRPEDLKKIFLRRKRPYSTFAIGPGRTPTRLWTTFGHADPSEQVDMDWRSPAFKKLIAEYLRIFAANGVKIVRLDAIGYLVKKPGTDCFFVEPEIFQFLEWIQGAASSLGIDVLPEVHARKEIQHRLAEKGYWIYDFILPYLVLNALFTSSAGLLAHYLARRPARQFTMLDCHDGIPVKPDLEGFYDSAGARAVAAVCERRGGNFSRIESQAHKDPDGFDVHQIRGTYYSLLGRDDEAYLIARAIQFFAPGIPQVYYVGLLAGENDLAAAQRTGDGREINRHVFSVEEIGRQVRSPVVKGLCRLIRFRNSHPAFQGEFNIPAASGDSALRLRWSAGRDWAEMEADLKERSLRIAYSEGGGSAMLDSETLLNP, encoded by the coding sequence ATGCCCCCGAAAAACAAGGTCCAGCTGATCACCTACCCGGATTCGATGGGCGGCGGCATCCGCTCCCTGGGAGCCGTCCTGGAAGAATTTTTTCCAAGGCTGTTCGAGGGCGGCATCCACCTTCTGCCGCCCTTTCCCTCCTCCGGCGACCGTGGATTCGCGCCGCTCACCTACGCCGAGATCGATCCGCGCTTCGGCGCGTGGGATGATATCCGGCGCCTCGGGCAAAGCTACGACATTCTCCTGGACCTGATGGTCAACCACATCTCCAGGAAGTCGCCGTATTTCCGCGATTTTCAGGCGAAGGGCCCGGCCTCGGAATGGGCCGACCTTTTCATCCCGCTCGCGAAATTCTGGCCGGACGGGGAGCCGCGGCCGGAGGACCTGAAGAAGATCTTCCTCAGGCGCAAGCGCCCCTATTCCACCTTCGCAATCGGCCCCGGCCGGACTCCGACCAGGCTGTGGACGACCTTCGGCCATGCGGATCCCTCCGAGCAGGTGGACATGGACTGGAGATCCCCGGCCTTTAAAAAGCTCATCGCGGAGTACTTGCGGATCTTCGCGGCCAACGGGGTGAAGATCGTCCGGCTCGACGCCATCGGGTACCTCGTCAAGAAGCCCGGCACCGATTGCTTCTTCGTCGAGCCGGAGATTTTTCAATTCCTGGAATGGATCCAGGGCGCGGCCTCGTCGCTGGGGATCGATGTCCTCCCGGAAGTCCATGCGCGGAAGGAGATCCAGCACCGGCTGGCCGAGAAGGGATATTGGATCTATGATTTCATCCTTCCCTACCTCGTTCTCAATGCGCTGTTCACTTCCTCGGCCGGCCTTTTGGCGCACTACCTCGCCCGGCGGCCCGCCCGGCAGTTCACCATGCTCGATTGCCACGACGGCATCCCGGTCAAGCCCGACCTCGAAGGGTTCTACGATTCGGCGGGAGCCCGCGCCGTGGCCGCGGTCTGCGAGCGGCGGGGAGGCAACTTCAGCCGCATCGAATCCCAGGCCCACAAGGACCCCGACGGGTTCGACGTCCACCAGATCCGCGGGACCTACTACTCGCTCCTGGGGCGGGACGACGAGGCCTACCTCATCGCGCGCGCCATCCAGTTCTTCGCGCCGGGGATCCCCCAGGTTTATTACGTGGGCCTCCTCGCCGGCGAAAACGATCTCGCCGCCGCTCAACGCACGGGCGACGGACGGGAGATCAACCGGCATGTGTTTTCCGTGGAGGAGATCGGGCGGCAGGTGCGATCGCCCGTCGTCAAAGGCTTGTGCCGGCTGATCCGCTTCCGGAATTCCCATCCCGCGTTTCAGGGCGAATTCAACATTCCGGCGGCGTCCGGCGATTCGGCGTTGCGCCTGCGCTGGTCGGCGGGCAGGGATTGGGCGGAGATGGAGGCGGATCTTAAGGAGCGCTCGCTGCGGATTGCGTATTCGGAAGGGGGAGGAAGCGCAATGTTGGATTCCGAAACCCTCTTGAATCCATAA
- a CDS encoding carbohydrate ABC transporter permease: MKVARGEFWVGRALLLTLMAFTILPFISIFITALHPSGTVPSGFEWPADPQWINFVTAWNQAEMPKLLASSIYLVLAVVPAAMVISTMAGYAIGLLKIPGSHVLLFLFVFGLTLPFAGFIIPIYFLERALGIYNTRLAIVFPLIALYMPFAVFWMRAHFVNMPAEISEAARVDGANTWDLFWQIHVPLALPPVTSLGILMAIWTWNQFLLCLVLVEDPTQRTMAGALGAFQGHYANNVPLLCAGTILILVPTLVVFVIFQRQIIAALLQGAVKG, from the coding sequence ATGAAGGTCGCCCGCGGCGAGTTCTGGGTGGGCCGGGCCCTGCTCCTGACGCTGATGGCGTTCACGATCCTGCCCTTCATCAGCATTTTCATCACCGCGCTGCACCCGTCGGGGACCGTGCCCAGCGGATTCGAATGGCCGGCGGACCCGCAGTGGATCAACTTCGTGACGGCGTGGAACCAGGCGGAAATGCCCAAGCTCCTGGCGTCGAGCATTTATCTTGTCCTGGCGGTCGTGCCCGCGGCCATGGTCATCTCGACGATGGCCGGGTATGCCATCGGCCTCCTGAAGATCCCCGGCTCGCACGTGCTCCTCTTCCTGTTTGTGTTCGGGCTGACGCTTCCGTTCGCGGGGTTCATCATCCCGATCTACTTCCTGGAGCGGGCGCTGGGGATTTACAACACCCGGCTGGCGATCGTGTTCCCGCTGATCGCCCTTTACATGCCGTTCGCCGTTTTCTGGATGCGGGCCCACTTTGTCAACATGCCGGCTGAGATCTCGGAGGCGGCCCGGGTCGACGGCGCCAACACCTGGGATCTGTTCTGGCAGATCCACGTCCCGCTCGCGCTGCCGCCGGTCACGTCGCTCGGGATTCTCATGGCGATCTGGACCTGGAACCAGTTCCTGCTTTGCTTGGTGCTGGTCGAGGACCCGACCCAGCGGACGATGGCCGGAGCGCTGGGGGCGTTCCAGGGCCATTATGCCAACAATGTCCCCCTGTTGTGCGCCGGCACGATTCTGATCCTGGTGCCCACCCTCGTCGTGTTCGTGATCTTCCAGCGCCAGATCATCGCCGCCCTGCTGCAGGGCGCGGTCAAGGGCTGA